A window of the Helianthus annuus cultivar XRQ/B chromosome 4, HanXRQr2.0-SUNRISE, whole genome shotgun sequence genome harbors these coding sequences:
- the LOC110936626 gene encoding villin-1 isoform X1 yields MNMGSNKTVDSELQGAGSKLGLEIWCVENLQLVSVPQSSHGKFFSGSAYVVLHTALLKSGVLQHDIHYWLGKDANEVDSALASDKTLELDAALGSQSVQYKEVQGQETGKFLSYFKPCIIPVEGVYSSGQGKVKSPAYETRLLTCKGDRVVHVKEVPFSRSSLNHRDVFILDTSTKIFQFSGCNSSIQERAKALEVVKYIKEHKHKGNCEVATIEDGKFVGDAEVGEFWNFFGGYAPIPRDPPQQPPEALAVKLFWITLQGKFTQCGSGRLKRSMLESNKCYMLDGEIQMFVWMGRITSLTERKTSISAAEDFLRAQERPVNTHVAFLTEGSETAIFKSYFDDWPQTVAPKLYEEGREKVAAMFKQKGYDVEELPDEDDKPHIDCNGTLKVWRVNNGKLSPVPVVDQRKLYSGDCYTVQYIYSADGREERLYYIWLGNKSCAEDRDDAVSLTSVIVDSTKAEPVLARIVENKEPSQFFMIFKTLIMFKGGMGSRYKSRVAEKGVGDETYDDKKTALFRIQGTNRENMQAVQVDQISRSLNSSYCYILKADGSIFAWLGNLSTTHDHDLLYGMLDLINPTWQPILVREGSEPDVFWDALGGKTEYPKEKEIKRFVEDPHLFVCTFTEDVGSQPGDLKVKEIFSYTQDDLTTEDVLILDCYTEIFVWVGHNSAVKSMQQALSIGLAFLKKDVLEECLSMDTPTYVVKEGHEPPFFTNFFEWDASKANMLGNSFERKLAILKGQTQKLEAPLRNSPSVHSKETTPTGLRRPSPTPNGLRRPSPTPNGLRRPSPTPNGSRRPSPAPNGLTRRQSFDSYTQRSTSPTISNSEISKVNPRRFSSPPVPRIIPSASSPDLRGADIKPVSGSSSAKVKINPSKDSGPKQELVNYPYNRVKVGSKDPVPDIDITKREAYLSEEEFQEKFAMSKTVFYQLPRWKQNKLKMSLFLF; encoded by the exons ATGAATATGGGATCCAACAAAACCGTTGATTCAGAACTCCAGGGCGCAGGATCAAAACT CGGTTTAGAAATCTGGTGTGTGGAGAACCTTCAGTTGGTTTCAGTGCCACAATCTTCACATGGAAAATTCTTCTCGGGGAGTGCATACGTAGTTCTGCAT ACGGCTTTGCTTAAAAGTGGTGTTCTTCAACATGACATACATTATTGGCTCGGGAAAGATGCCAATGAG GTTGACTCAGCTCTTGCATCAGACAAAACACTTGAATTAGATGCAGCCTTAGGGTCTCAATCCGTGCAATATAAAGAAGTTCAAGGTCAAGAAACCGGAAAATTTTTGTCCTATTTTAAACCGTGCATCATCCCAGTTGAAGGCGTATATTCTTCGGGCCAAGGAAAAGTAAAAAGCCCAGCTTACGAGACCAGATTGTTAACATGCAAGGGAGATCGTGTGGTACATGTTAAAGAA GTGCCGTTTTCACGGTCATCGTTGAACCACCGAGATGTATTCATACTTGACACATCAACGAAAATATTCCAATTTAGCGGTTGTAATTCCAGCATACAGGAAAGGGCTAAAGCTTTGGAGGTGGTTAAGTACATTAAAGAGCATAAGCACAAGGGGAACTGTGAAGTGGCAACCATAG AGGATGGAAAATTTGTTGGTGATGCTGAAGTGGGGGAATTTTGGAACTTTTTCGGTGGTTATGCTCCCATTCCGAGGGACCCACCTCAACAACCGCCCGAAGCTTTAGCCGTTAAATTATTTTG GATAACACTTCAAGGAAAGTTTACTCAGTGTGGAAGTGGTAGGTTGAAAAGGTCAATGCTTGAATCAAATAAATGCTACATGTTGGATGGAGAGATTCAAATGTTTGTATGGATGGGAAGAATTACATCTTTAACTGAACGGAAAACATCTATCTCGGCAGCAGAG GATTTCCTTCGAGCGCAAGAAAGACCCGTAAATACCCATGTAGCCTTTTTAACAGAAGGATCAGAAACCGCCATATTCAAGTCATATTTTGACGATTGGCCTCAAACCGTGGCACCCAAGCTATACGAAGAAGGTCGAGAGAAAGTCGCAG CAATGTTCAAGCAAAAGGGTTATGATGTGGAGGAGCTTCCGGATGAAGACGACAAGCCACATATCGATTGCAACGGTACACTAAAG GTTTGGAGAGTGAATAATGGTAAACTATCCCCTGTTCCTGTTGTGGATCAAAGAAAGCTTTATAGTGGAGACTGTTATACGGTGCAGTATATATATTCAGCCGACGGAAGAGAGGAACGCCTATATTATATTTGGCTAGGAAACAAGAGTTGTGCA GAAGACAGAGATGATGCAGTTTCTCTTACAAGTGTTATTGTTGATTCAACTAAAGCAGAGCCTGTTTTA GCTCGAATTGTTGAGAACAAGGAACCAAGTCAATTCTTCATGATATTTAAAACACTAATCATGTTTAAG GGTGGTATGGGTTCAAGATACAAATCCAGAGTTGCTGAAAAAGGCGTTGGTGATGAAACTTACGATGATAAAAAGACAGCCCTTTTCCGAATTCAAGGAACAAACCGCGAAAATATGCAAGCTGTCCAAGTTGATCAA ATTTCTCGATCTTTAAACTCTTCATACTGCTACATTTTAAAGGCGGACGGATCTATCTTCGCTTGGCTTGGGAATCTATCCACTACTCATGATCATGATCTTTTGTATGGAATGTTAGATTTGATCAAT CCAACATGGCAACCGATATTAGTTAGAGAAGGTAGTGAACCCGATGTTTTCTGGGATGCACTTGGTGGAAAGACTGAATATCCAAAGGAAAAAGAGATAAAACGATTTGTTGAAGACCCTCATTTGTTTGTTTGTACATTCACAGAAG ATGTGGGTTCTCAACCAGGTGATCTCAAG gtAAAAGAGATATTCAGTTACACTCAGGATGATTTAACTACCGAAGACGTGTTAATACTCGATTGCTACACTGAAATTTTTGTGTGGGTAGGCCACAATTCAGCGGTTAAGTCAATGCAACAAGCCCTTTCTATTGGTCTG GCGTTCCTCAAGAAAGATGTTTTGGAAGAATGTTTATCCATGGATACTCCTACATATGTTGTTAAGGAAGGGCACGAACCTCCGTTTTTCACTAATTTTTTTGAATGGGATGCTTCAAAGGCTAAT ATGCTTGGCAACTCGTTTGAGCGTAAGCTTGCTATTCTAAAAGGCCAAACACAAAAACTTGAA GCGCCTTTAAGAAATTCACCAAGTGTTCACTCGAAAGAGACAACGCCAACCGGGTTGAGAAGACCTTCTCCGACTCCAAACGGGCTGAGGCGACCTTCTCCAACTCCGAACGGGTTGAGAAGACCGTCTCCTACACCTAATGGGTCAAGAAGACCTTCGCCAGCTCCTAACGGGTTGACCAGGAGACAATCTTTTGATTCCTACACGCAAAGAAGCACGTCTCCGACTATCTCAAATTCGGAAATTAGTAAAGTGAATCCTCGTCGGTTTTCTAGTCCTCCGGTTCCCAGAATCATCCCATCAGCATCTTCTCCCGATCTTCGTGGAGCAG ATATTAAACCGGTTTCTGGAAGTTCTTCAGCAAAAGTGAAAATCAATCCCTCCAAAGATTCGGGTCCGAAGCAGGAACTGGTCAACTATCCATACAACCGCGTAAAAGTCGGCTCAAAAGACCCTGTTCCAGATATAGACATCACAAAGAGAGAG GCCTATTTATCCGAAGAGGAGTTCCAAGAGAAATTTGCCATGTCGAAAACAGTTTTTTATCAGCTTCCCAGGTGGAAACAAAACAAACTTAAGATGTCCCTTTTTCTCTTCTAG
- the LOC110936626 gene encoding villin-1 isoform X2, whose amino-acid sequence MLKNIQERAKALEVVKYIKEHKHKGNCEVATIEDGKFVGDAEVGEFWNFFGGYAPIPRDPPQQPPEALAVKLFWITLQGKFTQCGSGRLKRSMLESNKCYMLDGEIQMFVWMGRITSLTERKTSISAAEDFLRAQERPVNTHVAFLTEGSETAIFKSYFDDWPQTVAPKLYEEGREKVAAMFKQKGYDVEELPDEDDKPHIDCNGTLKVWRVNNGKLSPVPVVDQRKLYSGDCYTVQYIYSADGREERLYYIWLGNKSCAEDRDDAVSLTSVIVDSTKAEPVLARIVENKEPSQFFMIFKTLIMFKGGMGSRYKSRVAEKGVGDETYDDKKTALFRIQGTNRENMQAVQVDQISRSLNSSYCYILKADGSIFAWLGNLSTTHDHDLLYGMLDLINPTWQPILVREGSEPDVFWDALGGKTEYPKEKEIKRFVEDPHLFVCTFTEDVGSQPGDLKVKEIFSYTQDDLTTEDVLILDCYTEIFVWVGHNSAVKSMQQALSIGLAFLKKDVLEECLSMDTPTYVVKEGHEPPFFTNFFEWDASKANMLGNSFERKLAILKGQTQKLEAPLRNSPSVHSKETTPTGLRRPSPTPNGLRRPSPTPNGLRRPSPTPNGSRRPSPAPNGLTRRQSFDSYTQRSTSPTISNSEISKVNPRRFSSPPVPRIIPSASSPDLRGADIKPVSGSSSAKVKINPSKDSGPKQELVNYPYNRVKVGSKDPVPDIDITKREAYLSEEEFQEKFAMSKTVFYQLPRWKQNKLKMSLFLF is encoded by the exons ATGTTAAAGAA CATACAGGAAAGGGCTAAAGCTTTGGAGGTGGTTAAGTACATTAAAGAGCATAAGCACAAGGGGAACTGTGAAGTGGCAACCATAG AGGATGGAAAATTTGTTGGTGATGCTGAAGTGGGGGAATTTTGGAACTTTTTCGGTGGTTATGCTCCCATTCCGAGGGACCCACCTCAACAACCGCCCGAAGCTTTAGCCGTTAAATTATTTTG GATAACACTTCAAGGAAAGTTTACTCAGTGTGGAAGTGGTAGGTTGAAAAGGTCAATGCTTGAATCAAATAAATGCTACATGTTGGATGGAGAGATTCAAATGTTTGTATGGATGGGAAGAATTACATCTTTAACTGAACGGAAAACATCTATCTCGGCAGCAGAG GATTTCCTTCGAGCGCAAGAAAGACCCGTAAATACCCATGTAGCCTTTTTAACAGAAGGATCAGAAACCGCCATATTCAAGTCATATTTTGACGATTGGCCTCAAACCGTGGCACCCAAGCTATACGAAGAAGGTCGAGAGAAAGTCGCAG CAATGTTCAAGCAAAAGGGTTATGATGTGGAGGAGCTTCCGGATGAAGACGACAAGCCACATATCGATTGCAACGGTACACTAAAG GTTTGGAGAGTGAATAATGGTAAACTATCCCCTGTTCCTGTTGTGGATCAAAGAAAGCTTTATAGTGGAGACTGTTATACGGTGCAGTATATATATTCAGCCGACGGAAGAGAGGAACGCCTATATTATATTTGGCTAGGAAACAAGAGTTGTGCA GAAGACAGAGATGATGCAGTTTCTCTTACAAGTGTTATTGTTGATTCAACTAAAGCAGAGCCTGTTTTA GCTCGAATTGTTGAGAACAAGGAACCAAGTCAATTCTTCATGATATTTAAAACACTAATCATGTTTAAG GGTGGTATGGGTTCAAGATACAAATCCAGAGTTGCTGAAAAAGGCGTTGGTGATGAAACTTACGATGATAAAAAGACAGCCCTTTTCCGAATTCAAGGAACAAACCGCGAAAATATGCAAGCTGTCCAAGTTGATCAA ATTTCTCGATCTTTAAACTCTTCATACTGCTACATTTTAAAGGCGGACGGATCTATCTTCGCTTGGCTTGGGAATCTATCCACTACTCATGATCATGATCTTTTGTATGGAATGTTAGATTTGATCAAT CCAACATGGCAACCGATATTAGTTAGAGAAGGTAGTGAACCCGATGTTTTCTGGGATGCACTTGGTGGAAAGACTGAATATCCAAAGGAAAAAGAGATAAAACGATTTGTTGAAGACCCTCATTTGTTTGTTTGTACATTCACAGAAG ATGTGGGTTCTCAACCAGGTGATCTCAAG gtAAAAGAGATATTCAGTTACACTCAGGATGATTTAACTACCGAAGACGTGTTAATACTCGATTGCTACACTGAAATTTTTGTGTGGGTAGGCCACAATTCAGCGGTTAAGTCAATGCAACAAGCCCTTTCTATTGGTCTG GCGTTCCTCAAGAAAGATGTTTTGGAAGAATGTTTATCCATGGATACTCCTACATATGTTGTTAAGGAAGGGCACGAACCTCCGTTTTTCACTAATTTTTTTGAATGGGATGCTTCAAAGGCTAAT ATGCTTGGCAACTCGTTTGAGCGTAAGCTTGCTATTCTAAAAGGCCAAACACAAAAACTTGAA GCGCCTTTAAGAAATTCACCAAGTGTTCACTCGAAAGAGACAACGCCAACCGGGTTGAGAAGACCTTCTCCGACTCCAAACGGGCTGAGGCGACCTTCTCCAACTCCGAACGGGTTGAGAAGACCGTCTCCTACACCTAATGGGTCAAGAAGACCTTCGCCAGCTCCTAACGGGTTGACCAGGAGACAATCTTTTGATTCCTACACGCAAAGAAGCACGTCTCCGACTATCTCAAATTCGGAAATTAGTAAAGTGAATCCTCGTCGGTTTTCTAGTCCTCCGGTTCCCAGAATCATCCCATCAGCATCTTCTCCCGATCTTCGTGGAGCAG ATATTAAACCGGTTTCTGGAAGTTCTTCAGCAAAAGTGAAAATCAATCCCTCCAAAGATTCGGGTCCGAAGCAGGAACTGGTCAACTATCCATACAACCGCGTAAAAGTCGGCTCAAAAGACCCTGTTCCAGATATAGACATCACAAAGAGAGAG GCCTATTTATCCGAAGAGGAGTTCCAAGAGAAATTTGCCATGTCGAAAACAGTTTTTTATCAGCTTCCCAGGTGGAAACAAAACAAACTTAAGATGTCCCTTTTTCTCTTCTAG